The following are encoded in a window of Aerococcus sanguinicola genomic DNA:
- a CDS encoding pyridoxal-phosphate dependent enzyme, protein MSAVERDLSQLIMGTPLVKLQRSTPYRAADVYVKLENRNLTGSGRDRAALNMLEVKEAEGAFDEKRAFVAIDDGYFGLSLASLAAIRGFDAVIFRSQAWRPEVTEKIQALGAQVESLDGQLSFSEQVEAARTYALAHDLPFLDPFSDLANPSIHAVTTGPEIIEALGRVPDAFVAGVGTGGTLTGVAQALCEQKEDVGIYAVEPAQAAVLSGESAGQHHLSGIGYGFIPASLDRTCFDQTIVVDEVKALHCQRSLAINEGLIVDSGSGAAVAGALALAERLGQDRQVVVSVTAVYEAV, encoded by the coding sequence ATGTCAGCTGTAGAGCGAGATTTGAGTCAATTAATTATGGGGACGCCCTTGGTTAAATTGCAGCGGTCGACCCCCTACCGTGCAGCGGATGTCTATGTCAAACTTGAAAACCGCAATTTGACAGGCAGCGGGCGCGACCGGGCAGCCTTGAACATGCTGGAGGTCAAAGAAGCGGAAGGAGCCTTCGATGAGAAACGTGCCTTCGTTGCTATCGATGATGGTTACTTTGGTCTCAGCCTGGCTAGCCTGGCTGCCATCCGTGGCTTCGATGCGGTAATCTTTCGCAGTCAGGCTTGGCGGCCGGAAGTGACAGAAAAGATTCAGGCCCTAGGTGCCCAGGTTGAGAGTCTGGATGGTCAGCTAAGTTTCAGCGAGCAAGTGGAAGCTGCTAGGACCTATGCTCTGGCCCATGACCTGCCTTTCCTAGATCCCTTCTCTGACCTAGCAAATCCAAGCATCCATGCAGTAACGACAGGTCCTGAGATTATTGAAGCCCTGGGCCGGGTACCGGATGCCTTTGTGGCGGGGGTCGGAACGGGTGGTACCCTGACTGGAGTTGCCCAGGCCTTGTGTGAGCAGAAGGAAGATGTTGGTATTTATGCTGTGGAACCCGCTCAAGCCGCTGTCCTATCGGGGGAAAGCGCCGGCCAACATCACTTATCGGGGATTGGCTACGGCTTTATCCCTGCTAGCCTGGACCGGACCTGCTTCGACCAGACTATCGTCGTGGACGAGGTCAAAGCTTTGCACTGCCAGCGTTCCTTAGCCATTAACGAAGGCTTGATCGTAGACTCTGGAAGTGGAGCAGCCGTCGCTGGAGCCCTCGCCCTAGCTGAACGCTTAGGCCAGGACCGTCAAGTAGTGGTAAGTGTGACTGCTGTTTATGAGGCTGTGTAG
- the hslO gene encoding Hsp33 family molecular chaperone HslO, with protein MTDQLVKATAFDGQIRVRAVDASQVVASAQEKHDSWSASSAALGRTLAGTLLLAADIKDDAKMTVQIAGNGPAGKIVVSADGQGHVKGYIDQPHVSLDSNAQGKIDVRGAVGREGTFSVIKDLGLKEPFQGQVPLVSGEIAEDFTYYLTVSEQVPSAVGLGVLVNPDESIACAGGWMIQVLPGCSEEVIDQLEASIADMPQVTDLLSQGLTPEEMIYRLLGQDQVKILSQEEVSFKCDCSKERFAQGLAAIGSQELETIIEEDGGAETVCHFCNKTYEFTADELRAIAAQARA; from the coding sequence GTGACAGATCAATTAGTTAAAGCCACAGCCTTCGACGGGCAGATCCGTGTACGTGCAGTAGATGCTAGCCAGGTGGTTGCTAGCGCCCAAGAAAAACACGATTCTTGGAGCGCTTCTAGTGCAGCTCTGGGACGAACCCTTGCAGGAACCCTTCTCCTAGCTGCGGATATTAAAGACGATGCCAAGATGACGGTGCAAATCGCCGGAAATGGACCAGCGGGTAAGATTGTTGTGTCTGCAGATGGCCAAGGCCATGTTAAGGGCTATATTGACCAGCCCCATGTCAGCCTCGATTCCAATGCCCAAGGCAAGATTGATGTCCGCGGGGCAGTTGGAAGGGAAGGAACTTTTTCTGTCATCAAAGATCTCGGTTTAAAAGAACCTTTCCAGGGTCAAGTGCCCCTGGTTTCGGGCGAGATTGCCGAAGACTTCACCTATTATTTAACAGTTTCTGAACAGGTGCCTTCTGCTGTTGGACTGGGCGTTCTTGTGAACCCAGATGAGTCGATTGCTTGTGCGGGCGGCTGGATGATTCAAGTTTTGCCAGGCTGCTCCGAAGAAGTTATCGATCAACTTGAGGCAAGTATCGCTGACATGCCCCAAGTGACGGACTTGCTCAGCCAGGGCTTGACGCCAGAAGAGATGATTTATCGCTTGCTGGGTCAAGACCAGGTCAAGATCTTGAGTCAGGAAGAAGTCAGCTTTAAGTGTGACTGTTCCAAGGAACGTTTTGCCCAAGGCCTAGCTGCAATCGGCAGTCAAGAATTAGAAACGATTATTGAAGAAGATGGTGGCGCTGAAACGGTCTGCCACTTCTGTAACAAAACCTATGAATTTACGGCGGATGAACTGAGAGCCATTGCGGCCCAGGCACGAGCCTAG
- a CDS encoding ABC transporter permease produces MINTISSLIKLRSKLIVKTPNTLVLLLMPLGFSLLYNGMLNNNGENGSEILFISLTFTFGLSIGTLITSTIGEEKEKNSLRSLRLIGVKSSEYILATIFYPSVISLLAIILYPVLIDGCNLREMSLNYFVISALTALACILFYFLIAWLSSTQSQGQINSILAMVLITLVPMFSQMNETLQSINEYSFMAALTQLLSEQKQVQIADSSFIGLVIWIISLFIANIFFYRKKA; encoded by the coding sequence ATGATTAATACCATTTCGTCTCTCATTAAACTTAGATCAAAATTAATTGTTAAAACACCAAATACACTTGTCCTTCTTCTAATGCCCCTCGGCTTTTCTCTGCTTTATAACGGGATGTTAAATAATAATGGAGAAAATGGCAGTGAAATCCTCTTTATTAGCTTGACCTTTACTTTTGGCCTCTCGATCGGAACTCTGATTACTAGCACAATCGGGGAAGAAAAAGAGAAAAACAGTTTGCGTTCCTTACGCTTAATTGGTGTTAAGAGTAGTGAATATATATTAGCTACTATCTTTTATCCTAGTGTAATTAGTCTTTTAGCGATTATCTTATATCCCGTCTTAATTGACGGTTGCAATTTGAGAGAGATGTCGCTTAACTACTTCGTCATCAGCGCCCTCACTGCCCTAGCCTGTATCCTATTCTATTTCCTGATTGCCTGGCTTTCATCCACTCAGTCTCAAGGGCAGATCAATAGTATCTTGGCCATGGTCCTGATTACTCTCGTTCCCATGTTCTCCCAAATGAATGAAACTTTACAATCTATCAATGAATATTCCTTCATGGCGGCCTTAACCCAGCTCTTGTCCGAACAAAAACAAGTCCAAATAGCTGATAGTAGTTTCATTGGCTTAGTCATTTGGATCATCAGCCTGTTTATTGCCAATATCTTCTTCTATCGGAAGAAAGCTTAG
- a CDS encoding ABC transporter ATP-binding protein, with product MTSKKDNIISVKNLSKRFKDTVALDQISFSIQEGEILGFLGPSGSGKTTTINILTKQLAPDQGDIYILGKPVEHLSSNDFKNIGIMSDTSGYYEKLSLLDNLRTYADILKADYSYVDSLLKELDLYEDRDKPAEKLSTGMKKRMLLIRALLNKPDLLFLDEPTSGLDPSTSRKVHRLLARLKDQGTSIFFTTHDMDEAEKLCDNLVLLNKGEIVEEGAPKDIIMAHTTDRQVRLTYADKSSQQLSFDDCDPNLTKQNVVAIHSCEPTLEDIFIQVTGESLYD from the coding sequence ATGACATCAAAAAAAGACAACATTATAAGTGTTAAAAACCTATCCAAGCGCTTTAAGGATACAGTGGCTCTTGACCAGATTAGTTTTTCTATCCAGGAAGGCGAAATCTTAGGTTTCCTAGGGCCTTCCGGTTCAGGCAAGACAACAACTATCAATATCCTCACCAAGCAACTGGCGCCAGACCAGGGAGATATCTACATCCTAGGCAAGCCTGTTGAACACTTAAGTTCTAATGATTTCAAGAATATTGGCATTATGAGTGACACCAGTGGTTACTATGAAAAGCTTTCCCTATTGGATAACCTGAGAACTTATGCGGATATCTTAAAGGCTGACTACAGCTATGTTGATTCGCTATTGAAGGAACTAGACCTCTATGAAGACCGCGATAAGCCAGCTGAGAAATTATCGACAGGGATGAAAAAAAGAATGTTGCTCATCCGCGCCCTTCTGAATAAGCCAGACTTGCTCTTCCTTGATGAACCCACTAGCGGCTTAGACCCTAGCACTTCAAGGAAAGTCCACCGCTTACTTGCCCGCTTAAAAGACCAAGGAACGAGTATCTTCTTTACCACCCATGATATGGACGAAGCTGAAAAGTTATGCGACAACCTAGTCTTATTGAACAAGGGAGAGATTGTTGAAGAGGGTGCCCCGAAAGATATTATTATGGCGCACACGACAGACCGCCAAGTTCGTTTAACTTATGCCGATAAAAGCAGTCAACAATTATCCTTCGATGACTGTGATCCGAATCTGACCAAGCAGAACGTCGTCGCTATCCATTCATGTGAACCGACTCTCGAAGACATCTTTATTCAAGTGACAGGAGAATCTTTATATGATTAA
- the lysS gene encoding lysine--tRNA ligase, whose translation MTKENVNQTAESSTDQLQVRRAKVDELREHGINPFASGYQRENTAGELHEGYEAFDKEELAEKDLDVAIAGRLMTKRGKGKVGFGHVQDMSGQIQIYVRKDEIGEEAYNTIWKKSDLGDILGIRGKLMRTNTGELSVQAKELIHLTKALRPLPDKYHGLQDKEQIYRQRHLDLITNPESMDRFVKRSKIVREVRRFLDDQGYLEVETPTLHNLAGGASARPFITHHNALDIDLYLRIALELHLKRLVVGGFEKVYEVGRVFRNEGIDHTHNPEFTLLEVYTAFSDMAGVMDLVEGLYQHVAQEVLGTTQVTYGDYELEFGGKWARIHMVDAIKEACGVDFWQEMSDQEARDLAKEHGVPVEDNHTVGHVINEFFEHFVEDTLIQPTFVYGHPKAISPLARTNEEDPRFTDRFEAFIAGAEAGNAFTELTDPIDQRERFAAQAAEKEAGNDEAHPYDEDFIEALESGMPPTGGLGIGIDRMVMIMTNASSIRDVLLFPTMRNK comes from the coding sequence TTGACGAAGGAAAATGTCAACCAAACAGCAGAATCGAGCACTGACCAATTGCAGGTTCGCCGTGCCAAAGTTGATGAATTAAGAGAGCATGGGATTAACCCCTTCGCTTCAGGTTATCAACGCGAAAACACAGCAGGTGAATTGCACGAGGGCTACGAAGCCTTCGACAAGGAAGAGCTTGCTGAGAAGGACTTAGATGTTGCCATTGCGGGGCGTTTGATGACCAAACGCGGCAAGGGGAAAGTTGGTTTTGGTCATGTCCAAGACATGAGCGGCCAAATCCAAATCTATGTCCGTAAAGACGAAATCGGAGAAGAAGCCTATAATACGATTTGGAAGAAGTCAGACCTGGGGGATATTCTAGGCATCCGCGGAAAATTAATGCGGACCAATACCGGTGAATTATCCGTTCAAGCCAAGGAATTGATCCACCTAACCAAGGCCCTCCGTCCCCTACCGGACAAGTACCATGGCTTACAAGACAAGGAACAGATCTACCGCCAACGCCACCTGGATTTAATTACCAATCCAGAAAGCATGGATCGCTTTGTCAAACGGTCTAAGATTGTCCGTGAAGTTCGTCGCTTCTTGGATGACCAAGGCTATTTGGAAGTGGAAACACCAACCCTCCATAACTTGGCTGGGGGAGCGAGCGCACGTCCCTTTATCACCCACCACAATGCCTTAGATATTGACCTCTACCTCCGCATCGCCCTGGAACTCCACCTCAAACGTTTAGTAGTTGGGGGCTTTGAGAAGGTTTACGAGGTGGGCCGGGTCTTCCGTAATGAGGGGATTGACCATACCCACAACCCAGAATTTACCCTACTTGAAGTCTACACAGCCTTTAGTGATATGGCGGGCGTGATGGACTTGGTGGAAGGCCTCTACCAACATGTGGCCCAGGAAGTACTGGGAACCACCCAGGTCACTTATGGCGACTATGAATTAGAGTTCGGTGGCAAATGGGCCCGCATCCATATGGTAGACGCCATTAAAGAGGCCTGCGGTGTGGACTTCTGGCAAGAAATGTCTGACCAAGAAGCTCGCGACCTGGCTAAAGAACATGGGGTTCCCGTGGAAGATAATCATACGGTAGGTCATGTGATCAATGAATTCTTCGAACACTTTGTTGAAGATACCTTGATTCAGCCAACCTTTGTCTATGGCCATCCTAAGGCCATCTCCCCATTGGCTCGGACCAATGAAGAAGATCCTCGCTTCACCGACCGCTTCGAAGCCTTCATTGCAGGAGCTGAAGCTGGGAATGCCTTTACCGAGTTAACCGATCCAATCGACCAGCGCGAACGCTTCGCGGCCCAAGCGGCTGAGAAGGAAGCGGGCAACGATGAAGCCCATCCTTATGATGAAGACTTTATCGAAGCTCTGGAAAGCGGGATGCCACCAACAGGGGGATTGGGTATCGGGATCGACCGGATGGTAATGATCATGACCAATGCCTCATCCATCCGCGACGTCTTGCTCTTCCCAACCATGCGGAATAAGTAA
- a CDS encoding GW dipeptide domain-containing protein: protein MKKRSYLFLASHLALASFIVTAQNVQAEEVPAEEGSNALEVKAPVEENTQVNEETPAVEAAAQDQDQVKATYQAGKTDQGPKVVYEEPGQASETTKTEESQPKNEANKGDAYTVEPHKVSYDGTIVRTQHTLDTKPWGVQGFETILNNLKSYDGQAAKVDAEAATKRADWIRVSFADGQEGWTDRRALRKGERYTSPVKEVNESMTLASGNHTLDSLPWGTAGFKTLKTNLNDRQGEVVRVSKLVSTERANWAYVTFQDSLAGWVDRNALSKKLPGDKYLTEPESLKAYGRITGKSHTIDSKPWGIYGYQTLVTRQQYPNYRNKAVKIDQAVSTTRGDWLHIEAVDGSVSGWIDRKGITFSGDAYTSPIKEVNYTAHIKNGNHTLDSKPWGAPGYETLRSRGQMKAYQGQDVKVTKEVSTTRADWVYVNFADGLAGWFDKAGIQSGANPAPKQKGDRYTTAERQVNYTATIVQGNHTLDSKPWGIDGFETLRSRQQMKGHQGEYVKVTKEVSTNRANWAYITLADGTSGWFDRAGLVIGKEDAYTSPMKDVNYTAYIKNGNHTVDSKPWGIPGYQTIKSRQETKAYQGQSVQVDKEVSTNRADWAHVRFNDGTKGWIDAAALTRQAPQTKQKPSTSKGVKVRDVAYAVQHGDTLNSIARDFGISVEALQNYNKHVSPSNLYSGQRIWIPEAVAQPMDLARSRDGRKVIYLDAGHGGAETGAAAYGYLEKNLNLNFTNQLATDLRQRGYELILSRTGDQYVSLTGRSADANQSNADLFLSIHHNASANGAQSGIETFYYEYTTGYPSTINGNYHNDAQRLTNSRYIAGLVQNNLINATGAINRGVKRNTFAVVRETMVPAVLIELGFIDNYNELQKVATPSYQQKMVKAIGSAVDTYFKTLY from the coding sequence ATGAAGAAAAGATCCTATTTATTTTTAGCGTCACACCTGGCCCTAGCCAGCTTTATTGTGACCGCTCAAAATGTTCAGGCGGAAGAAGTGCCGGCTGAAGAGGGAAGCAATGCCTTAGAAGTTAAGGCGCCTGTAGAAGAAAACACCCAAGTCAATGAAGAAACACCTGCAGTAGAAGCAGCTGCCCAAGACCAAGACCAGGTCAAGGCGACCTACCAAGCGGGGAAGACGGATCAAGGCCCTAAAGTTGTTTATGAGGAACCCGGCCAAGCTTCTGAAACTACTAAGACTGAAGAAAGCCAGCCTAAAAATGAAGCAAACAAGGGCGATGCCTACACGGTTGAACCCCACAAAGTATCTTATGATGGCACTATTGTCCGTACCCAACATACCTTAGATACCAAGCCATGGGGCGTGCAAGGCTTTGAAACAATTCTGAATAATTTGAAATCCTATGATGGTCAAGCCGCCAAGGTAGATGCTGAAGCAGCGACCAAGCGGGCAGACTGGATCCGCGTGTCCTTTGCTGATGGCCAAGAAGGCTGGACCGATCGTCGGGCCCTCCGCAAGGGTGAGCGTTACACCAGCCCTGTTAAGGAAGTGAATGAAAGCATGACCCTGGCCAGTGGGAACCATACCCTGGACAGCCTACCTTGGGGGACTGCTGGTTTCAAGACTTTGAAGACCAACTTGAATGACCGCCAAGGCGAAGTGGTAAGGGTCAGCAAACTCGTTTCAACTGAACGGGCGAACTGGGCCTATGTGACCTTCCAGGATAGCTTAGCTGGTTGGGTGGACCGCAATGCCCTATCTAAGAAATTACCTGGGGACAAGTATCTGACGGAACCTGAATCGCTTAAGGCTTATGGCCGGATCACAGGTAAGAGCCACACCATCGACTCCAAGCCATGGGGGATTTACGGCTATCAGACTCTAGTGACCCGTCAACAATACCCGAACTACCGCAACAAAGCGGTCAAGATTGACCAAGCTGTCTCAACGACACGCGGGGACTGGCTCCATATTGAAGCAGTCGATGGGTCGGTTTCCGGTTGGATTGATCGCAAGGGGATTACTTTCTCTGGCGATGCCTACACTAGCCCAATTAAAGAAGTCAACTATACTGCCCATATTAAGAATGGCAACCACACCTTAGACTCCAAACCATGGGGTGCTCCTGGTTATGAAACCTTACGCAGCCGTGGTCAGATGAAGGCTTACCAAGGTCAGGATGTGAAGGTCACCAAGGAAGTGTCAACCACACGGGCTGACTGGGTCTATGTGAACTTCGCAGATGGTTTAGCCGGTTGGTTCGACAAGGCTGGTATTCAGTCAGGGGCTAACCCAGCGCCTAAGCAAAAGGGCGACCGCTATACCACAGCTGAAAGACAGGTCAACTATACGGCAACCATCGTCCAAGGGAACCATACCCTCGATTCGAAACCATGGGGGATTGATGGCTTCGAGACTTTAAGAAGCCGTCAACAAATGAAAGGCCACCAAGGCGAGTACGTTAAGGTCACTAAGGAAGTTTCCACCAACCGTGCCAACTGGGCCTACATTACTTTAGCGGATGGGACCAGCGGCTGGTTCGACCGGGCAGGCCTCGTTATCGGTAAGGAAGATGCCTACACCAGTCCGATGAAGGATGTTAACTACACCGCCTATATTAAGAACGGCAACCATACCGTGGACTCTAAGCCATGGGGGATCCCAGGCTACCAAACCATCAAGAGCCGTCAAGAGACTAAGGCTTACCAAGGTCAATCTGTTCAAGTAGACAAGGAAGTTTCTACCAACCGTGCCGACTGGGCCCATGTTCGCTTCAATGATGGGACCAAGGGCTGGATTGATGCAGCAGCCTTGACCCGTCAAGCCCCTCAAACCAAGCAAAAGCCAAGCACTTCCAAGGGTGTTAAAGTGCGTGATGTGGCCTATGCGGTCCAACACGGGGATACCTTGAATTCCATTGCTCGTGACTTCGGTATTAGTGTGGAAGCCCTTCAAAACTATAATAAGCATGTTTCGCCAAGTAATCTCTACTCAGGCCAACGCATCTGGATCCCCGAAGCCGTGGCTCAGCCAATGGACCTCGCCCGCTCACGTGATGGGCGCAAGGTCATCTACCTAGATGCTGGACACGGTGGGGCAGAGACAGGGGCCGCAGCTTATGGTTACTTAGAGAAGAACCTGAACCTCAACTTCACCAACCAATTAGCAACTGACCTCCGCCAACGCGGCTATGAATTGATCCTCAGCCGGACGGGCGACCAGTATGTGTCACTCACTGGCCGGTCAGCCGATGCCAACCAATCCAATGCGGACCTCTTCCTATCTATCCACCACAATGCGTCAGCTAACGGGGCCCAAAGCGGGATCGAAACCTTCTATTATGAATACACAACAGGTTACCCATCCACCATTAATGGTAACTACCACAATGATGCCCAACGCCTGACCAACAGCCGCTATATTGCTGGCTTGGTTCAAAACAACTTGATCAATGCCACAGGGGCTATTAACCGTGGGGTAAAACGGAACACCTTCGCTGTCGTTCGTGAAACTATGGTGCCAGCCGTCTTAATTGAACTCGGCTTCATTGATAACTATAACGAACTCCAAAAAGTCGCTACGCCTTCCTACCAACAAAAGATGGTCAAAGCCATCGGTAGCGCCGTAGACACCTACTTCAAGACCCTTTATTAA
- the dusB gene encoding tRNA dihydrouridine synthase DusB, translating into MIKIGNIDISNPIAVAPMAGISNAAFRVMVKEMGAGLVVCEMISDQGIHYRNKKTLSMLHIEESEWPLSVQIFGGSEESLAEAARFVQDNTQAAIIDINMGCPVNKVVKTDAGARCLLDPEEVHCRIKAVVDAVDLPVSVKMRTGWDADHILAKENARAAEEAGVSMIAMHGRTREQMYRGHADWDIIAEVAQELTVPFYGNGDIRTPEEAKAALDNYGVDGVMVGRACLGDPFIIQRMVHYLETGELLPEKKGSERIDEALDHLRRLVNLKGEVIGVKEFRGLVSYYLKGISRASKVKLACTQADTYDEVLGLLSQFQEQVLEREAKEGR; encoded by the coding sequence ATGATAAAAATAGGAAATATTGACATCTCCAATCCGATCGCTGTTGCCCCCATGGCTGGTATTTCGAATGCGGCTTTCCGGGTGATGGTGAAGGAGATGGGCGCGGGACTGGTGGTTTGTGAGATGATCTCCGACCAAGGCATCCACTACCGCAATAAAAAGACCCTGTCCATGCTCCATATTGAAGAGAGCGAATGGCCTCTCTCTGTTCAGATCTTCGGTGGGTCTGAAGAGTCTCTAGCTGAGGCCGCTCGCTTTGTCCAAGACAATACCCAGGCAGCGATCATTGACATTAATATGGGCTGCCCCGTCAATAAGGTTGTGAAGACTGATGCGGGCGCCCGCTGCCTCTTGGATCCTGAAGAAGTCCACTGCCGGATTAAGGCAGTCGTCGATGCAGTCGACCTGCCTGTTTCGGTGAAGATGCGGACAGGCTGGGACGCCGACCACATTCTGGCCAAGGAGAATGCTCGAGCTGCCGAGGAAGCAGGCGTCTCTATGATTGCCATGCACGGCCGGACCCGCGAGCAGATGTACCGTGGCCATGCCGACTGGGACATTATTGCTGAAGTTGCCCAGGAATTGACCGTACCTTTCTACGGCAATGGCGATATCCGGACCCCTGAAGAAGCCAAGGCGGCCCTAGATAATTATGGCGTCGACGGCGTCATGGTCGGCCGGGCCTGTCTGGGGGATCCTTTCATCATCCAACGCATGGTCCACTACTTAGAGACTGGTGAACTCCTGCCAGAGAAGAAGGGATCTGAACGAATCGATGAGGCCCTAGACCACTTGCGACGCCTAGTTAATCTCAAGGGAGAAGTCATCGGTGTCAAAGAATTCCGTGGCCTGGTGAGCTACTATCTCAAAGGAATTTCCCGGGCCTCTAAGGTGAAACTAGCCTGCACCCAAGCGGACACTTATGACGAAGTGCTGGGCCTACTCAGCCAGTTCCAAGAACAAGTCTTAGAACGCGAAGCAAAAGAAGGGCGCTAG